In Mustela nigripes isolate SB6536 chromosome 12, MUSNIG.SB6536, whole genome shotgun sequence, one DNA window encodes the following:
- the LOC132027641 gene encoding olfactory receptor 2T6-like translates to MDGDNKTFSSDFTLTGLFTQSEASGFLFSIICAIFFVAMIANGVMIFLIHIDPHLHTPMYFLLSHLSFIDMMYISTIVPKMLVDYLVGKRNISFIACTAQYFLYMGFVGAEFFLLGLMAYDRYVAICNPLRYPVLMNHRVCWMILASSWFGGGLDSFLLTPITMSLPFCSSHNINHFFCEAPTMLRLACGDKAAYEMVMYICCVMMLLIPFSVVIASYARILITVHQMKSAEGKKKAFATCSSHIMVVTLFYGAALYTYMLPQSYHTPIKDKVFSAFYTILTPLLNPLIYSLRNADVTGAFKRVLARCQGVSCVSREI, encoded by the coding sequence ATGGATGGAGACAATAAAACCTTTTCCAGTGACTTCACCCTCACAGGGCTCTTTACTCAAAGTGAAGCCTCGGGCTTCCTTTTCAGCATCATCTGTGCAATCTTCTTCGTGGCCATGATAGCTAATGGGGTCATGATCTTCCTGATCCACATAGACCCTCACCTCCATACCCCCATGTACTTCCTGCTTAGCCACCTTTCCTTTATTGACATGATGTACATCTCTACTATTGTGCCCAAGATGTTGGTCGATTATCTAGTGGGCAAGAGGAACATTTCCTTTATTGCCTGTACAGCCCAGTACTTTCTCTATATGGGCTTTGTGGGGGCTGAATTTTTCCTGCTGGGACTCATGGcttatgaccgctatgtggccatctgcaacccCCTTCGCTATCCTGTCCTTATGAACCACCGCGTCTGTTGGATGATCTtggccagctcttggtttggTGGTGGTTTGGACAGCTTCCTCCTCACCCCTATCACCATGAGTCTTCCATTCTGCAGTTCCCACAACATCAATCACTTCTTCTGTGAAGCACCCACCATGCTGAGGCTGGCCTGTGGTGACAAAGCTGCCTATGAAATGGTCATGTACATTTGCTGTGTCATGATGTTGCTGATTCCCTTCTCTGTGGTGATTGCTTCCTATGCCCGGATTCTCATCACAGTACACCAGATGAAGTCagcagaagggaagaagaaggccTTTGCCACCTGCTCATCACACATAATGGTGGTGACATTATTTTATGGGGCTGCCCTATACACATATATGCTTCCCCAATCATACCACACACCGATCAAAGACAAGGTCTTCTCTGCTTTTTACACCATTCTCACTCCTTTGTTAAATCCTCTAATCTACAGCTTGAGGAACGCAGATGTAACTGGGGCCTTTAAAAGGGTTTTGGCAAGATGTCAAGGGGTTTCTTGTGTGTCAAGGGAAATCTGA
- the LOC132027642 gene encoding olfactory receptor 2T1 encodes MGSVEVYNTSSADFIFMGLFNRKDISGLLFAIISIIFFTALIANGVMIFLIHTDSRLHTPMYFLLSHLSFIDLMYISTTVPKMLVDYLLGQRTISFMGCTAQHFLYLTLVGAEFFLLGLMAYDRYVAICKPLRYPVLMSYRVCWMIIASSWFGGSLDGFLLTPITMSFPFCNSREINHFFCEAPAVLHLACADTALYETVMYVCCVLMLLIPFSVVIASYARILTTVHHMSSVEGRKKAFATCSSHMTVVTLFYGAAMYTYMLPHSYHRPAQDKVFSVFYTILTPMLNPLIYSLRNKDVTGALKRALGRFKVFFKELEQ; translated from the coding sequence ATGGGATCAGTGGAAGTGTATAACACCTCCTCTGCAGACTTCATCTTCATGGGACTTTTCAACAGGAAGGACATCTCGGGCCTTCTTTTTGCTATTATCTCTATCATCTTTTTCACTGCACTGATAGCAAATGGGGTCATGATATTCTTAATCCACACTGATTCACGACTTCACACTCCCATGTATTTCCTGCTTAGTCACCTGTCCTTCATTGACCTGATGTATATCTCCACCACTGTCCCAAAGATGTTGGTTGATTACCTGCTTggtcaaagaaccatctcctttATGGGGTGCACAGCTCAGCATTTCCTCTACCTCACCCTTGTGGGAGCTGAGTTTTTCCTGTTGGGCctcatggcctatgaccgctatgtggccatctgcaaaccccTTCGCTATCCTGTACTTATGAGTTACCGTGTCTGTTGGATGATCATAGCAAGTTCCTGGTTTGGGGGCTCTTTGGATGGCTTCCTTCTAACTCCCATCACCATGAGCTTTCCTTTCTGCAACTCCCGTGAAATTAACCATTTCTTTTGTGAGGCACCTGCAGTCCTGCATTTGGCATGTGCAGACACTGCCCTCTATGAGACAGTAATGTATGTGTGCTGTGTTCTGATGCTGCTGATTCCTTTCTCTGTGGTGATTGCTTCTTATGCCCGAATCTTAACCACAGTCCACCACATGAGTTcagtggaggggaggaagaaggcatTCGCCACCTGCTCGTCTCATATGACAGTGGTGACCTTGTTCTATGGGGCTGCCATGTACACCTACATGCTTCCACACTCTTACCACAGGCCAGCCCAGGACAAAGTCTTTTCTGTGTTCTACACAATCCTTACACCAATGTTAAATCCACTCATCTACAGTCTGAGGAACAAGGATGTGACTGGAGCTCTGAAGAGGGCACTAGGCAGATTCAA